The DNA window AATAGTCCTGTACGCTGATACTTCGGtatttgtaatattttgtaaaaatttttttttaaaatcaataacaaagattatttttctagtggaaaaaattaccaGTTTGTGTCACTGACAcataaaaaatgtatatatatatatatatataattattattactattattattattattattattatcactatAACAATTACAAAAAGTAAATGTTATAAAAAGTACAATAAGTTTTGTAACCAAATGTTATTACTTTTTATCACAATAAATaacagtaaaaaaaaaaaaaattatttttccatTAATATCTCCAACAATAAGTATTGAAAACatgaataaaaagaatacaATTCCCAACAGCTTTAGCGAAAAAATCTTGGCAGGCGTATGTAACAAAATATACAGTCTGACAAACAAAACATTTGAAGAGATAACGGGAGGATCGGCAAATAAACTTAAGCAGAATGATtatgttttaattatagGTGGCTTCTCCAACATGTTTGGATTCAATTTGTGCAGAGATTTAGTTTTCACAAAGAATATTAAACTAATAAACATAGATAAAAACTTTGCAACTACAGTTTATAATCCTAAACAGTCATATGATGAACACAACTGTATCAGATTAGAACCCAAAGtgtttataaataaaacaggGTTAAGTGACAAAGAGTTGCGAAAAAAAGactttgaaaattattttcatattattTGTGATGATTTTAGTGATAAGGAAAAGGTATTACAATCTTTAGCAAAAGTAAAAGAGATCAGTAGTAATATCCATGTcttaattaataatgttCATGAAGGGTATCATATTTTTCCATATAAATATCCTAAATCCCACCAGCTGAGTGAATATCAGAATAATTCAATATATCTAGGTGACCCTGAAAAATTTCATAAAATTACGCAGAGTAATCTaactaatattattattgctacaAAATATGTATTAAatcattataataatcatcagtcgttgtatattataaatgtttCACAAATATTAGGAACATATCCAGCTGCATTTAAAGGATTCTATGCAGCATCAAAAGCAGGATTGAACCAATTTCATCAAAGTTTGACCTATGAACAGGATGAAAGGAACAAAGATGGATATTATAATGTGAAAACATTATTGGTTATATTACCTCAAATGCACCAAGATGAATTATATGGCTGGAAACAGTATATAAACGACGAAAGAAGATTTTGGGAATCTTGTGCACTACAAGTGATCTATGCATTGGAACATGGTCGTCGCGGACAGATGTATATTGAAGTTTGGGATGTTTTTCATTATCTGTTAAGATGTGTTCATTTGGTTAAATTTTGGCAATTTGGTTACATAAATAGTTTGTGGCATAATATTGGATCAAATGAACATACTTGGaagtaaaatatttaaatttctttCCTCTTTGTCTTTTCTAAAGTGGAATGTAAATtcaaaaagtaaaaataaaatgtaatacatttattagttaataatagtagcgcctttacttttatatattttcacGCCCTTTCTTAGGGCTTTTCTAAGAAAAAGCTTGCAttttatgttatttttttatttttttattttttattttttttttttttcattgtaCGTTATATGAAACCTCTCCCTACCCCCCAGCAATTTATTTAACCCAGTTAATAACTAATGCTATTAGCGCACAACaattaacaaatatatatatatatatatatatatatatatttatttatattagaaCAATGATGGCTACATTGGGTAAAACGGCTTCATATACAATACGGACCTTATGCTTGGTTCATTTAGTACATACCAACTTTTATGAATTTTCAGAAACTAGGGGAGAATCAATGTTGCCAACACTAAATGCGACAGGGGATTTTGTACATGtatcaaaatattataaggatggtaaaaaaattgaaatagGTGACTGTATAGTTGCATCAAAACCAACTGATCCTCACCAACGAGTTTGCAAAAGAATAACA is part of the Saccharomycodes ludwigii strain NBRC 1722 chromosome III, whole genome shotgun sequence genome and encodes:
- the SRL4 gene encoding Srl4p (similar to Saccharomyces cerevisiae YPL033C | SRL4 | Suppressor of Rad53 null Lethality or Suppressor of Rad53 and Lcd1), translated to MNKKNTIPNSFSEKILAGVCNKIYSLTNKTFEEITGGSANKLKQNDYVLIIGGFSNMFGFNLCRDLVFTKNIKLINIDKNFATTVYNPKQSYDEHNCIRLEPKVFINKTGLSDKELRKKDFENYFHIICDDFSDKEKVLQSLAKVKEISSNIHVLINNVHEGYHIFPYKYPKSHQLSEYQNNSIYLGDPEKFHKITQSNLTNIIIATKYVLNHYNNHQSLYIINVSQILGTYPAAFKGFYAASKAGLNQFHQSLTYEQDERNKDGYYNVKTLLVILPQMHQDELYGWKQYINDERRFWESCALQVIYALEHGRRGQMYIEVWDVFHYLLRCVHLVKFWQFGYINSLWHNIGSNEHTWK